In the bacterium genome, TGCTGCGAACCGGACGAGGCGATCCGTTTGGATTCAACAGGAGCAGATCTGCATCGGCTCCCACACGAATCGTACCCTTCCGCGGGAACAACCCCGCAAGTTTCGCTGGATTTGCCGACAAGCGTTGTACTAGCTCATGCATCGGCACATTGTGTTTCAAGACCAGCATCTTATACAGCAAGGGAAAGAGTGCTCCGACTCCCGCGAGTCCACTCGGCACTTTACCAAAGGACGCGCGATAGCGGTCCTTGTCCTCCCGCGAGAAGGCCGCGTGATCGGTGGCAAAGATGTCAAACACTCCGCTGGCTGCCTGCTTTGTGAGTGCCGCTCGACTCTCGGGGCTGCGTAGTGGCGGCGTGCATAGATAGCGATGACCGTCCGCTCCCCGCAGTTGCTCTTCCGTAAATAGGAGATAGTGTGGCGCCGTCTCACAGGTAATTTCAAAATCGGTTCGGGCGTTGCCTATTCGCTCCGCTCCCTCGGGAGTGCTGACGTGAACGATATGGACTGCTGCGCCAGTTTCGCGCCCAAACTGAATCACTCGCTCGATGGCAATCCGTTCGATCTCCGGTAGGCGAAGCCACGCATGTGAATACGCTTCCGGGAGCAGACTCAGAGATGCGGCTATCTCGTCCAGCCGATTTTGATCTTCCGCATGAATCAGAACGCGTGCGCCAAGCGCTGAAAGCCGCGTCAGAATGCGCCGAAGGGAATCATAGTCCTGATACAGACCCGCTTCGCGATACGTCGTATAGAACTTGAACGTCCGATAGCCTGCTTTCACCAGCCGCCCGATCTCATCCCAATCGGAATCTGCAAAGTGTGTTGGTGTAAGATGAAAGGCTGCGTCGCAGAAGCTGCGATAGTTGACTTTTTGTTCCGCCTCGGCAATACACGTGCTCAGCGAGCGCTCCGGACTCTGCGTAACAAATCCGATCAGCGTCGTGATTCCCGACAGCACCGCCGCCATCGAACCGCTGTGATACGTGTCGGCCAGCGGCACGCCCCCGATGCGATCATCCATGTGCACGTGGAAATCAATCAAGCCGGGAATCACCCACAAACCCGTTGCATCCACGCGAATGACATTTGAATCAAAGGTCAGGTTCTCCCCGATCCGCTCGATCTTTCCCTCGGACAGGAGAACGTCACAGTTCACGAATCCCGCGTCAAGACAAACCGCTCCGCCGCAAATTAAGGTCTTCATGAAGCGAGCGCCTCTTCAACCGCAGTCCATGTGGACTCAATCGGATCGGGCGTCACAAGAAGCGAGGCAACCGTCTCGGGATTCTTAAGACCATGACCAGTGATAAGCAGAATAACGGTATTACTCTTACTCAGCGAACCATCAGGAATCTTGCGAAGTCCCGCCAGTGTGGCCGCCGCGGCCGGCTCGGCAAAAATCCCCGTTGTTCGCGCGAGCAACACTTGCGCTTCACGGATATCATCATCGGAAACGAGAACCGAAAAACCGTCCGAGTCAAGAATCGTCCGGCGCGCCAGAATCGCCGTGCTGGGAGCCGAAACCGAAATCGAATCGGCAATCGTGCTCGGCGAAGCGGCATTTCGGTAATGTCCCGTCTGCACGAAGTGATGAATCGCGTCCGAGCTTTCCGATTGAACGGCGATGAGTCGCGGCAGCTTGTCAATCAGACCCAATCCCTGAAGATCGCGAAATCCCCGATAGACGGCCGAGAGAATCACGCCGTCCCCCACCGGAATAACGATGGCATCCGGTGCGCGCATACCGTTCTGCTCGAAGATTTCCAGCGCGACCGTTTTCTTCCCTTCGATCGTCAGCGGATGATAGCCGGTGTTGCGGTTCAGGCCGCTTCGCCGCGATGCGAA is a window encoding:
- the thrC gene encoding threonine synthase, producing MSLFVYKCSECEAEYERDSVRYLCPECGKATKPGQPLRGVLEAKFDFAKIRSRFDSRRPDWSLLCAVEREFHPPFPVGNTPFFRALRLGNEIGYANLFVKNDGLNPTGSLKDRASALMVAEASRLGERTVVAASTGNAGVALAAACAAAGKEAIIFAPAAAPKAKLIQMLVHGARVIRVRGTYDDAYRLSLEFASRRSGLNRNTGYHPLTIEGKKTVALEIFEQNGMRAPDAIVIPVGDGVILSAVYRGFRDLQGLGLIDKLPRLIAVQSESSDAIHHFVQTGHYRNAASPSTIADSISVSAPSTAILARRTILDSDGFSVLVSDDDIREAQVLLARTTGIFAEPAAAATLAGLRKIPDGSLSKSNTVILLITGHGLKNPETVASLLVTPDPIESTWTAVEEALAS
- a CDS encoding amidohydrolase family protein, with translation MKTLICGGAVCLDAGFVNCDVLLSEGKIERIGENLTFDSNVIRVDATGLWVIPGLIDFHVHMDDRIGGVPLADTYHSGSMAAVLSGITTLIGFVTQSPERSLSTCIAEAEQKVNYRSFCDAAFHLTPTHFADSDWDEIGRLVKAGYRTFKFYTTYREAGLYQDYDSLRRILTRLSALGARVLIHAEDQNRLDEIAASLSLLPEAYSHAWLRLPEIERIAIERVIQFGRETGAAVHIVHVSTPEGAERIGNARTDFEITCETAPHYLLFTEEQLRGADGHRYLCTPPLRSPESRAALTKQAASGVFDIFATDHAAFSREDKDRYRASFGKVPSGLAGVGALFPLLYKMLVLKHNVPMHELVQRLSANPAKLAGLFPRKGTIRVGADADLLLLNPNGSPRPVRSSLADCYEPYVNHTTTLDFRYVFLRGEVVVKDNRITKPDRPTGRHIRAVE